The Microcoleus sp. AS-A8 genome segment TGTGACCAAGACTTTTTTTGGAGAGCGATCGCGTCAAAGACTACTCCTCGATTGTCCTTTTAGAACTCCATATCTTGCTTGTTCGGGTATATCTGCCAAAGTGGGATGCTCCCAGCAATTTTTCAACGACACGAAACTAACTCTCACCCGCATTTATAACCAGTTGCTGTTCTTAAATCTGGAATTGCAAGATTTAGACAGTACCCAATTTGACGAATTACAAGCATCACCAGCTCTACAAGAGTACAGCCACTACCTCAATCGCATCGCCCAGTTTAGCCCCCATAGGCTCCCGGAAGAAGCAGAGCGAACCCGAAACCGGGATATGCTCACAGGACGGCTGGCATTTCTTCATCTGTACTCGGTTCATCGGGGTGAGCAGGACTATGAACCCGTAGCAACGCCCGATGGCAAAAAGGTTGAGACTCAAGCCGAACTGGAGGCTCTGCTGTTTCACTCAGAGCATGACGTGCGTTATGACGCCTACGGCTCATTGCGCCAGGAGATGGAGCAACAGAATAGATTGTATGGCTTTATTCTGAATGCGATTTGCCAAGACCACCACATTGAGAGCCAGATGCGGGGGTATCCTTCCACATTCCATAAGCAGTTATTGGCGGCGGATATGCCGGAGTCGGTATTCCGCGCCATTATGGATAGCACAGGCGATCGCATCGACTTATTCCAACGCTATTACCAGTTGAAGGGGAAAGCGATCGGGCAAAAAATCCGTACTTGCGATCTTGATGCTCCTTGGACAGCGGATGATCCATTGCTGAAGGTGGACTATAAAACGGGTGTGCAAACGCTGCTCAATGCTTTGAAGCCGTTTGATGTCTTTTATGCGAACAGGGCATCAGACTTTTTCTCCAAGAGGTGGGTTGATGCCAAAGTGCGTCCTGGCAAGGCTAGCGGAGTCTTCAGTTTTCCGACTTTTGCCAAGCACACTTACTTGTCGCTCTCTTACACAGAAGATTATCATGCGCTGTTTACCTTGGCTCACCAAGTTGGGCAGGGATTACATTTCGCTAAAACATGCGATCGCCAAACGTATTTCAACAGTCAATCGTCCCTATTGTTGGCCGAAGTTGCCTCAATTTTCAATAAACTGCTGTTGTTCGACTACCTGCTTAAAGAAGCTGCTGATGATCAGCACCGCCAGCAAGCCGTGCTGACGCGGCTGCTGGACGATCAACTCAATCTAATCTTTTATCAAACTACCATTAGCGGTTTGGAACTCGCACTCCATGAACGGGCGGCTCAAGGTAGTTTTGATCACTCCTTTGTTAACGAGCAGTGGCTGGAATTTTATCGCCAACTCTGTGGTGAGGCTGTAGAAGTTTTGCCAGGAAATCAATATGACTGGGCAGGAATGAGTCATATTTTCACTCAGCCGTTCTCTAGTTACCAGTATGCAGCAGCCAGCATTGTCAGTTTGGCTTGTTACCAGCAATACCAAGTAGCTGGAAAAGACTTTATCCCTAGCTATTTTGATTTCCTCGCTGTCGGGGGTAGTATGAATCCAGTGCAGGCTTTACGCCAGACCGTTGGAGTCGATTTGGAAGACCCAGCAACTTTTAATGGCGCTCTCTATTACGTTGAAGGGTTGATTGAGCAGCTACAGGCCATGCTTTGAGAATCAGCTAATTTTGCTTAGTTAAGCGATTTTCTAGTGAACTTCAATTGATTGCAACACAGTCGTTTGTAGGGCACGATATGATCGTGCCCCTTCCGTTTCACGATATTAATTTCGGATTAGACAGAAACAGCAACTGGATATAGAGTTGGATCGCCAGCAGCAGAGACTAGGTCGGTATAGCCCGCCATAGGAGCGGAAACGGGAACTGTCGTAGCATCTAAACTGAAAGAACCAGAGGCTACTTCTATCTGATTAATGTTGAAAAGCTGAGCCCAGGCCAGGAAGGAATCCACGTTAGAGGGCAGGTCTATTTCCAATAGATTAGTGACGTTGACGAACTCACTTAATACTAAATCTACGCTGAAATCTCCTTCTGCTGTGATTGTAGATGGCCCGACCAAGCTTCCCTCTACCACGGTAGGATCGAACCCATCAATAACAAAAGTATTTTGCTCACCCAGATAGTTAAAGTTCAAGCCAGTGGTTCCTGCCTCCGAAGTGAGGGTGCCACTTCCTGTCAACTCCAAGTCAAATAAATTATCGACAACTTCTATGGCTGAATTGGCATCTGTAATGTCTAAAGCATCTAAAATTTCCAGAACTGAATTGGGAACAGTAATACCGAAATCACTTAATAAATCCAGAACTGGAGTATCAGGACTAATGCCGAAGACCTGACTAATTAAAGGAAAATCTATTGTAATATCACCATCAGAAATATCACCCGTCGGCAATTCGGCTAGGTCACTGGGAACAGAAAAATTTCCTTGAAAATCTCGATTAACGCTTACCTCAAGTGGTAATTCTACGGTGAATTCATTTTCAACTATCCCAACTATCAATGGGTTAAAGTTAACCGTTGTAGAAATCATCCCGGCATAATCGAGCGCTGTAAAATTAGCTAAATTAGCTAGGGTTGGAACTTGAGCAACGGGTGAACAAAGAATACAAGCTGTTTCTTCGTCGTCAATTGTTGTATCTTTTGGATCTATCCACTGTTCTGTCATCGTCGCTACCCCTGTTTTTGTGTAAGTTTTGAGTGCCTCAGCAGCTAGGCCGAAAGAAACACAATTAGTTGACACTCCTCGCCCTAGAAGGACGAGGATTCTTTCTTCACGGGGAGCGCAACCGCTTTACCCTCAGAAAGCATCTTCACCGTGTGTCCCACGGCTGCAAGCCCTCTCACGAGAACTACTTGAGCGGCTGCAACATCTCTATCGGTTGTGTAGCCGCAATATTGGCACGAATGGACTCTTTCGGATAACTCCTTCTTACCTGTTTCAACAAAGCAGTTAGGGCATATCTGACTCGTCTTTTTGCTATCCACTTTGAGAAAAAATACACCTCGCTTACGGCAACATTGCTCTAATATCTGGAAAAACTGACCCCAACCCGCATCTAGACAATGCTTTCCTAAGAAGCCGCGAACTAGACCTTTAAGGTTCAAGTCTTCCACAAATATCATCCCTGCCCAGTCGCAGAGATTGTGAGCCAAAAGCCAGTAATAGTTTTTCCTTGTGTTAGCAATTCGTCCGTGTAATTGACTTACTTGGCGTTGTGCCTTCCTACGGTTGTTTGACCCCTTGACCTTTCTCGAACACTTACGTTGCAGCAATTTAAGCTTGCGTTCGAGCTTCTTGAAAGGTCGTGGATTGGGAAACAATTTACCGTTAGAGACCGCAGCCAAGTGACTAATTCCGACATCAACCCCAATCGCTTCGCCATGCGGCATGACATCTGGGATGTTTACATCCCACTGCAATGACAACATGGCATACCAGCCGCTAGCGCGTCTCACGATTCGCACCTGTTTTAGGGTTGCGCCATCCCTGATGGGACGCGACTGACGGAACTTAACCCAACCAATTTTGGGTAACTTGACCGCACTGTTTTGAATGGGGTTAACTCCCATCTGGGGGAACACAAACGAGCGCATCGTCCCCACTTTCTTAAAGCGGGGAAAACCGTGTCCTTGTTCCCACATACTGACAAACGCTTGCTCAAGACGCTTTAACGTTTGCTGTAAAACGTGAACTTGCAGGGCATTAAGCGCAGGTATTTTAGCCCTAGCTTCGGTTAATCCTTTGCACTGACTAGCGTAAGTGGGTCTTTTAGTGCCCACGGGAATAATGTATTCGGACTGGAGAGAGCAAGCATTCACCTGACAGCTACGAGACTTAAACCAGTCCTTGCGTTCAGCTAACGCATAGTTATACACACGCCTGCACTGCTCTAACCACTCCTCAAAAAGGGCAACTTGCGCTGACGTAGGTTTAAGTTTGTACTCGTAAGTGAGGGTAAACACTTGTTGCATCACCTCCTTCTTGACTTTATTTTATCCGGTTTGACCTATCGATAGCTCGATTTATCAAGGTACTTTCAAAGAAAAGCCGTCCTAGAAGGACAGCGGAGCGAAGGGGAGCAGCTTGAATCCCATTAGTTTCGGTCATGAATCTTGCGATCGCAAAAATCCAGCCATTCGTTCCACCGCCATTTCCAGAATGGCTGGCTCATGCACCAACGCAAACCGGACATATCCTTCGCCAGCTTTGCCGAAACCCGCTCCCGGTGAAGCGGCAACGCCTGTTTTTTCCACGAGTTGAGTACAGAATTTTACCGAATCATTCGTCCAAGGCTCTGGCAACTTAGCCCAAATATACATTGTTGCGTTTGGGGTCGGAACCTGCCAACCGATTTGGTGCAAGGCTTTGACGAACGCATCCCGTCGTTGTCGAAAAATTTCTACCGATTGCTGGACGCTATCTTGAGGCCCTCGTAAAGCTGCGATCGCACCATTCAAAATCCCTCGATATTGGTTGAAATCAACGGCGGCTTTCACCTGCCGCAACGCTCGAATCAACTGAGCATTGCCAATCGCATAACCGATGCGAAAGCCGCCCATATTATAAGACTTGGAAAACGTAAAAAACTCGATCGAAACTTCCTTATCTGGGTCGGCTTGCAAAATTGAAGGAGCAAGGGATTGTGGATTGGGTGTTTCCCCGGTGTCTTCTGCGAACACTAAATCTGCATAGGGGAAGTCGTGAACTAAGACTAACTCATGTTCACGGCAAAACGCGACGGCCTCCCGGAAAAACGACAAGGGCGCGATCGCCGTCGTAGGATTATGAGGATAGCTCAACACCATCATCCGGGATTGAGCGAGTACAGGTGTGGGAATGTCTTCAAATACGGGTAAAAAGTTATTTTCTGCCAGTATGGGCATGGTATAGATCTGACCGCTAGCCAGATAAACACCACCCGCATGAGAGGGATAGCCTGGGTCTAACAACAGGGCAAAATCTCCTGGGTTCAGGACGGCTAGCGGTAAATGAGCGGTACCTTCTTGAGAACCAATCAGGGGAAGCACCTCAGTTTCTGGATTAACTGAGATGCCAAATCGTTGGGTGTACCAGTCAGCGGCTGCCTGACGAAAGGCTTGAGTGCCATGAAACAGCAAGTAGCCGTGAGTACTGTTGTCTGACAAAGACTCTTGAATCGCCCCTAGGACGTGTTCTGATGCCGGGAGGTCAGAAGACCCTAAGGAGAGGTCAATAATGTTCTGTCCAGAGGCTTTGGCTTTGGCTTTCGCCTGATCCATATCAGCAAACACATTGGCTTGCAGGGGTTGTAAACGCTTGGCAAACTGCATCTTTTTTGTTGCTTGTTGTTTTTTGAAGGATTCCCAACAACCCACAACCAACACCGCATCAATAGTGCAGCGTGGCAGAAATAACTATCCAGTTGAAAAAGGTTAAAAAGCTTACTGTACAAACTTTCTTGCCTTCTGCCTTCTGCCTCCTGCCCTCTTGAAAAAAGGGGGTTGAGTTTTTGCTAAGAAGCGGGGGATAAATGAGTGTCTATCAGGCTGACTAATTTCTGCTTGCTAATTGCACCTTCATGGGATTGAGCAATCTCACCGTTCTTAAATACAAGGAGTGCGGGAACACCTTCGACGTGGTACCTTTTCACTGTGTCAGGATTTGGATCGACTTCCATCTTGAACACCTTTAAGCGATCGCTATAAGTATCAGCCACCCAATCCACGGATGGCGCTACCAAGCGACAAGGGCCACACCAAGACGCCCACAAGTAGACCAGTACAGGTTGCTCGGCTTTTAAAACTTCGGTTTCAAACTCAGAATCTGTAATTGAAATAG includes the following:
- a CDS encoding M3 family metallopeptidase, whose protein sequence is VTKTFFGERSRQRLLLDCPFRTPYLACSGISAKVGCSQQFFNDTKLTLTRIYNQLLFLNLELQDLDSTQFDELQASPALQEYSHYLNRIAQFSPHRLPEEAERTRNRDMLTGRLAFLHLYSVHRGEQDYEPVATPDGKKVETQAELEALLFHSEHDVRYDAYGSLRQEMEQQNRLYGFILNAICQDHHIESQMRGYPSTFHKQLLAADMPESVFRAIMDSTGDRIDLFQRYYQLKGKAIGQKIRTCDLDAPWTADDPLLKVDYKTGVQTLLNALKPFDVFYANRASDFFSKRWVDAKVRPGKASGVFSFPTFAKHTYLSLSYTEDYHALFTLAHQVGQGLHFAKTCDRQTYFNSQSSLLLAEVASIFNKLLLFDYLLKEAADDQHRQQAVLTRLLDDQLNLIFYQTTISGLELALHERAAQGSFDHSFVNEQWLEFYRQLCGEAVEVLPGNQYDWAGMSHIFTQPFSSYQYAAASIVSLACYQQYQVAGKDFIPSYFDFLAVGGSMNPVQALRQTVGVDLEDPATFNGALYYVEGLIEQLQAML
- a CDS encoding transposase, giving the protein MFTLTYEYKLKPTSAQVALFEEWLEQCRRVYNYALAERKDWFKSRSCQVNACSLQSEYIIPVGTKRPTYASQCKGLTEARAKIPALNALQVHVLQQTLKRLEQAFVSMWEQGHGFPRFKKVGTMRSFVFPQMGVNPIQNSAVKLPKIGWVKFRQSRPIRDGATLKQVRIVRRASGWYAMLSLQWDVNIPDVMPHGEAIGVDVGISHLAAVSNGKLFPNPRPFKKLERKLKLLQRKCSRKVKGSNNRRKAQRQVSQLHGRIANTRKNYYWLLAHNLCDWAGMIFVEDLNLKGLVRGFLGKHCLDAGWGQFFQILEQCCRKRGVFFLKVDSKKTSQICPNCFVETGKKELSERVHSCQYCGYTTDRDVAAAQVVLVRGLAAVGHTVKMLSEGKAVALPVKKESSSF
- a CDS encoding LL-diaminopimelate aminotransferase — translated: MQFAKRLQPLQANVFADMDQAKAKAKASGQNIIDLSLGSSDLPASEHVLGAIQESLSDNSTHGYLLFHGTQAFRQAAADWYTQRFGISVNPETEVLPLIGSQEGTAHLPLAVLNPGDFALLLDPGYPSHAGGVYLASGQIYTMPILAENNFLPVFEDIPTPVLAQSRMMVLSYPHNPTTAIAPLSFFREAVAFCREHELVLVHDFPYADLVFAEDTGETPNPQSLAPSILQADPDKEVSIEFFTFSKSYNMGGFRIGYAIGNAQLIRALRQVKAAVDFNQYRGILNGAIAALRGPQDSVQQSVEIFRQRRDAFVKALHQIGWQVPTPNATMYIWAKLPEPWTNDSVKFCTQLVEKTGVAASPGAGFGKAGEGYVRFALVHEPAILEMAVERMAGFLRSQDS
- a CDS encoding thioredoxin domain-containing protein, with translation MSNAISITDSEFETEVLKAEQPVLVYLWASWCGPCRLVAPSVDWVADTYSDRLKVFKMEVDPNPDTVKRYHVEGVPALLVFKNGEIAQSHEGAISKQKLVSLIDTHLSPAS